A single genomic interval of Panthera uncia isolate 11264 chromosome A1 unlocalized genomic scaffold, Puncia_PCG_1.0 HiC_scaffold_17, whole genome shotgun sequence harbors:
- the NSA2 gene encoding ribosome biogenesis protein NSA2 homolog has product MPQNEYIELHRKRYGYRLDYHEKKRKKEGREAHERSKKAKKMIGLKAKLYHKQRHAEKIQMKKTIKMHEKRNTKQKNDEKTPQGAVPAYLLDREGQSRAKVLSNMIKQKRKEKAGKWEVPLPKVRAQGETEVLKVIRTGKRKKKAWKRMVTKVCFVGDGFTRKPPKYERFIRPMGLRFKKAHVTHPELKATFCLPILGVKKNPSSPLYTSLGVITKGTVIEVNVSELGLVTQGGKVIWGKYAQVTNNPENDGCINAVLLV; this is encoded by the exons ATG CCACAAAACGAATATATTGAGTTACACCGGAAGCGCTATGGCTATCGTTTGGATTaccatgagaaaaagagaaagaaggaaggtcgAGAGGCTCATGAACGTtcaaagaaggcaaaaaagatGATTGGTCTGAAAGCTAAGCTCTACCATAAACAGCGCCATgctgagaaaatacaaatgaaaaagac tATCAAGATGCATGAAAAGAGAAACACCAAGCAAAAGAATGATGAAAAGACTCCACAAGGAGCAGTACCTGCGTATCTGCTGGACAGGGAGGGACAGTCCCGAGCTAAAGTACTTTCCAATATGATTAAACAAAAACGAAAAGAGAAAGCA GGAAAATGGGAAGTCCCTTTGCCCAAAGTTCGTGCCCAGGGAGAAACAGAAGTATTAAAAGTTATTcgaacaggaaagagaaagaagaaagcatggAAGAGGATGGTTACAAAAGTCTGCTTTGTTGGAGATGGCTTTACTCGAAAACCACCTAAATATGAAAGATTCATTAGGCCAATG GGCTTACGTTTCAAAAAGGCCCATGTAACACATCCTGAATTGAAAGCCACCTTTTGCCTGCCAATACTTGGTGTAAAAAAGAATCCCTCATCCCCACTATATACGTCTTTGGGTGTTATTACCAAAGGTACTGTCATTGAAGTGAACGTGAGTGAGTTGGGCCTTGTGACACAAGGAGGCAAGGTTATTTGGG gaaaatatGCCCAGGTTACCAACAATCCTGAAAACGATGGATGCATAAATGCAGTCTTGCTGGTTTGA